ATCGCGACCCAGGCTCCCGCGGCCTTCGCGGCGCGGCCGAGTGCCTCGGTCACCGGTCCCGGAACGTCCACCGCGTTCTCCACCAGCTCGCGATGGAGCGCGATCACCTCGGCCCGGCGATTGAGCGGAAGCGTCCAGACCCAGGCCGGATAGGCGGGAATGAACGCCTCGGGAAGCACGATGAGCTTCGCGCCGGCGACCCCCGCCTGCGCGATCAGGTCGCAGGCCTTCTCGAGCGAGGCCTCCTGATCGAGGAACACCGAGGCCGCCTGAACCGCCGCGGCGAGAAAGGGTTTGGGACCGGCGCTCATGTTCGCCATCCTCTTGATCGGGGTACCGAAGCTCCGATCATGCCATGCAACGCGCTTGTGCGCAGCAGCGAAGTACGCCACCTTTGACCGCGTTTCGCACCGGGGGAGGCTCCGCGATGAAGAACATTCGGAAGGCCCTCGAGGTTCGCCGCAGACCGGTCCGCCTGGCCGACTGGAGTCCGCGCTCTACTCCGGGCTGCAAGGATCGCGACGAGGCGACGAAGCGGCTGGCCGCCAACCTCGAGCGGATCGACGCGCTCCAGTACGCGCTCTATGCCGAGGGCCGGCGCTCGCTGCTCATCGTGCTGCAGGGGATGGACACCTCGGGCAAGGACGGCGTCATTCGCAAGGTGATGACCGGCTTCAATCCCTCGGGCTGCAAGGTATGGCCCTTCAAGCAGCCCAGCGCGGAAGAATCGGCGCACGACTTCCTGTGGCGCATCCATCACGCCGCGCCGGCGCGCGGGCAGGTGGCGATCTTCAACCGCTCGCACTATGAAGACGTGCTGGTGGTGCGCGTGCACGGACTGGTGCCGCCCGAGGTGTGGGAGCAGCGCTATCATTCGATCAACCTGTTCGAAGAGCACCTGCACATGCACGGCACGCGCATTCTCAAGTTCTTCCTGCACCTGAGCCGCGAGGAGCAGCGCGACCGGCTGCTGGCGCGGCTCGACGAGCCCGACAAGCACTGGAAGTTCAGCGAGGACGACCTCGCCGAGCGCCAGCGCTGGCCCGAGTACGCGAAGGCCTACGAAGATGCGATCGGAAAGTGCAGCCCGAAGCACGCGCGCTGGTTCGTGATTCCTTCCGACCGCAAGTGGTACCGCGATCTGGCGATCTCCGAGATCGTGCGCGAGGCGCTCGAGGAGATGGATCCCCATCCGCCGCGCGTCAAGCTGGACGTGAAGAAGCTGCGCCGGATGCTGAGCTGAGTCATGACCGAGCCGCTCGTTCCCGATCCCGCCCCCGAGTCCCGCTCGGACGACCTGCTCCTCACCACCGAGCTGCTGCGCCGCGCCAAGGAGGGCGACGCTCGAGCGCTGTCCGCCCTCACCGCGCGCTACCTTCCGCGGCTCCAGCGGTGGGCGAGCGGAAGGCTTCCGCTCTACGCCCGCTCGCTTCTCGACACTTCCGACCTGGTCCAGGAGACCCTGATGCGGGCGGTCGAGGGCCTGGACGGCATCGAAGTCCGTGGGGCGGGCGGGTTTCAGGCCTACGTTCGCCAGGCGGTGCTGAATCGTATTCGGGATCAGATCCGGTGGGCTCGACGCCGGCCCGACGCCGAAATCATGGCCGAGGAGCTGACGGACCGGGCGCCTTCGCCGCTCGAACAGGCGATCGGATCCGACGTGCTCGAGCGCTACGAAAGCGCGCTCGCGCGGCTGAGCGAGGAGGAGCGCCAGTTGCTCCACCTGCGCATCGAGCTGGATTTCGACTACGAGGAGATCGCCTCCATGACGGAACGACCGAGTCGCGACGCGGCGCGGATGGCGGTGCAGCGCGCGCTGCGCAAGCTGGCGGAGCAGATGGGTCACGGCAATCCATGAGTTCCGCCGACGAGCGGCGCGACCCACTCGACGCGCTGGCGGGGTCGGTGTCGGACGATCGGCCGGTGGACTGGGACGGCGCCGAGTCGAGCGTCGGATCGCCGGCCGCTCAGGCCAGCGTCCGGGCGCTGCGCGAGGTCTCGAAGATCGCCGAGTTCAATCGCGAGCTGCAGCGCTCGCCCGAGCCGGGCAGCGCGGCCGGCGCCGCGACCGAAACCACCGAACCGAAGCGCTGGGGCGACCTGTTGCTGCTTGAGCAGGTCGGGAGCGGTATGAGCGGCCAGGTGTGGCGCGCCTGGGAGCCGAAGCTCCAGCGCGAGGTGGCGGTCAAGCTCCTGAATCCACGGCCCGCTGAAGCCGGAAGCGAATCCCACGCGCTGCTCGAAGAGGCGCGCGCGCTGGCGCGCGTGCGGCACCCCAACGTGGTGACTGTGTTCGGCGCCGGCGAGTTCGAGGGGCACCCCGGCCTGTGGATGGAGTTCCTGCGCGGCGAGACTCTCGATAAACGGATCGAGCGGCAGGGCGCGCTGCCGCCCGCCGAAGTCGCGCGGATTGGCCTGGAGCTGGCGCGCGCGCTGGCCGCCGTGCACGCCGCTGGTCTCGTCCACCGCGATCTCAAGCCCGCCAACGTGCTAATCGAATCCGACGGCCGCGTCGTCCTCACCGATTTCGGACTCGGCCAGCGCCGCTTTGTTCCCGAGGCCGAGCGCGTGCGGATTCCGGGCACGCCGATGTTCATGTCGCCGGAGCGGCTCGATGGCCAGTCCGCGACGCCGCGATCCGACCTCTATGCGCTGGGCGCGACGCTGTGGAGCGCGATCGCCGGCAAGAACCCGTTCACCGCGCGCACGCTCGCCGAGCTCGAGGCCGAGTCGCGCCGGGGTCCCTCCACCGCGCTGCACACGCTGCGGCCCGAAGCTCCGGCCGCGCTGACCGAGGCGATCGAGCGCGCGATGGCGCCCGATCCGAACGCGCGCTTCGCGAGCGCCGGCCAGCTCGCCGCCGCGCTCGAGCCGTTCGCGTCGCGCGACCGGCGCGCGCGTCGCCGCTCGTCGCATCCGGCGATGATGGCGTTCGCCGCGGCGTTGATCGCGACCGTCGCGCTGCTGGTGTTCATGCCGCGCTGGCTGGCGCAGCACACCGGGGCGCCGGCGCCGAGCGCAACCGCCCCTGCACCGGCGCGTGGCGCGGCCCCGAGCGTCGCGACTACATACGACGTCGAGGCGACGCTGGTGAGTCGCAGCGGCGGCGGCTATCGCCGGCTCTCGCCCGGCGATCGAGTGAGGCCCGGCGATCGGCTGTCGCTCGAATTCCGCTCCTCGCGCCCGGCCTGGGTGTATGTGCTCAACGAGGACGAGCGGGGCGAGTCGTACCTGCTCTTTCCCCAGCCGCTGTTCGACCGCGCCAATCCGGTGAGTGGCGACTCGCTGGTGGTGCTGCCCGGAACGGTCGGTGGCAAGGAGAACGCCTGGACGGTCACGAGCCGCGGCGGGCGCGAGCATTTCCTGGTGGTCGCGAGCCCGCACCCGGTGCCCGAGATCGAGGCCGAGCTGTCCCGCCTGCCGGCGGCGCGTCCCGATCGGCCGATTCAGTACGCGGCGATTCCGGCGCCGACCGTCGAACGGCTGCGCGGTGTCGGCGGCGTGGCGCCGCTGCCGGCGGATTCGGCGCCGCGCCGCTCAGGAGCCTTCGAACGATTCGAGGAGCTGGCCGGACGCGAGACCGGCGTTCACGGCGTCTGGGTGCGACAGCTCACCCTCGAGAATCCGCTGCGCTGATCGCCGCCGGCCGAGATCGCGCCCCCGGCTAGCTCTTCACCATGTAGTACATGGCCTGCGGATGGTGGACGATCAGCGCGCTGGTGCTGGCCTCGGGCACCAGCTGATAGGCGCTCGTGAGCGTCACGCCGATCGCGTCCTCGGGCTTCAGGAGCTGGAAGAGCTTCGCCTGGTCGGCGAGATCCGGGCAGGCGCTGTAGCCGAACGAATAGCGCTTGCCGCGATCGGGCTCGAGCCCCAGTTCCTTGCGGATCCGCGCGTGATGCCACTCGGCGAGGCCCTCGGCCGCCGATACTCCCAATCCGTGGACGAACAACGCCTCGGCGTATTCGCCGCGCTGATTGAGCGCCGCGCCCAGCTCGTCCACGTAGGGGCCGACCGTCACCACCTGCAGCGCCAGCACGTCGAAGCGGCTGGAATCGGCGGGCAGGAAGTAGTCGCTCAGGCACAGGCCCTCGCGCTCGGCCTGGCGCGGGAAGGTGAAGCGCACGACTTCCTCGATCTTGCCGCGGGGGTTGAGCGATCCGGGCGCGAACGCGGACGGATCGTAGACCAGCAGATCCTGGCCCTCGCTCTGCACCGGGAAGAAACC
This genomic stretch from Candidatus Sulfotelmatobacter sp. harbors:
- a CDS encoding polyphosphate kinase 2 family protein, giving the protein MKNIRKALEVRRRPVRLADWSPRSTPGCKDRDEATKRLAANLERIDALQYALYAEGRRSLLIVLQGMDTSGKDGVIRKVMTGFNPSGCKVWPFKQPSAEESAHDFLWRIHHAAPARGQVAIFNRSHYEDVLVVRVHGLVPPEVWEQRYHSINLFEEHLHMHGTRILKFFLHLSREEQRDRLLARLDEPDKHWKFSEDDLAERQRWPEYAKAYEDAIGKCSPKHARWFVIPSDRKWYRDLAISEIVREALEEMDPHPPRVKLDVKKLRRMLS
- a CDS encoding sigma-70 family RNA polymerase sigma factor, with the protein product MTEPLVPDPAPESRSDDLLLTTELLRRAKEGDARALSALTARYLPRLQRWASGRLPLYARSLLDTSDLVQETLMRAVEGLDGIEVRGAGGFQAYVRQAVLNRIRDQIRWARRRPDAEIMAEELTDRAPSPLEQAIGSDVLERYESALARLSEEERQLLHLRIELDFDYEEIASMTERPSRDAARMAVQRALRKLAEQMGHGNP
- a CDS encoding serine/threonine-protein kinase, with the translated sequence MSSADERRDPLDALAGSVSDDRPVDWDGAESSVGSPAAQASVRALREVSKIAEFNRELQRSPEPGSAAGAATETTEPKRWGDLLLLEQVGSGMSGQVWRAWEPKLQREVAVKLLNPRPAEAGSESHALLEEARALARVRHPNVVTVFGAGEFEGHPGLWMEFLRGETLDKRIERQGALPPAEVARIGLELARALAAVHAAGLVHRDLKPANVLIESDGRVVLTDFGLGQRRFVPEAERVRIPGTPMFMSPERLDGQSATPRSDLYALGATLWSAIAGKNPFTARTLAELEAESRRGPSTALHTLRPEAPAALTEAIERAMAPDPNARFASAGQLAAALEPFASRDRRARRRSSHPAMMAFAAALIATVALLVFMPRWLAQHTGAPAPSATAPAPARGAAPSVATTYDVEATLVSRSGGGYRRLSPGDRVRPGDRLSLEFRSSRPAWVYVLNEDERGESYLLFPQPLFDRANPVSGDSLVVLPGTVGGKENAWTVTSRGGREHFLVVASPHPVPEIEAELSRLPAARPDRPIQYAAIPAPTVERLRGVGGVAPLPADSAPRRSGAFERFEELAGRETGVHGVWVRQLTLENPLR